The genomic stretch gtatgacccaaagcctataaatagagagcttatgggattagagaagggcttcttctgcttcttctttctagagagagaaaattgggtctgagtattctagagagagaaagtgctgatatttgagagaaactcttgtattttcacaatcggtactgaagaaactcagttggctcagtccatctgatcttgagtataggtctataaatcacaactctaagtggattaggctattaccgacaatcggggttgaaccactataaaaatctcttgtgttatttactttttgttcataaactgtctgtgtcgttttacaTTCttttgaaggcttgtcgtatttggcgttctcatgtcgttggctaaaaacgcagtcaacaatattgtttgtttatttaaaatttatatgataattaaaaatataataaaaataaatacatgtttacaactttaaaactaaacaaactagCATCGAACGttacttctacctagtatatatatgtgtgtgtgtgtgtgtgtgtgcgccCGCGCGCGAATGAGAGAATACTAGAATCTCCACCACGCACACACAACAAACTATTGGAATTTACTATAATGTAATCTAAAGGCCATCCTGCGAAGTCACCATATTTGTTGTGTGGTGACATTATAACAACAGGCAGTTTTAACAAAATCATTCAAAGTATCATAAGAGGTCTAAATAGGCATTTATTTCACAAGTTTtagtttttcttgttctttttcctTTATGAAGACAGTCATATTCAGTAGAGTTAGTTAGCTTAGTTGTCAACAGTCATAGTTAGTTACAAAGTCTGTTATTTCTGTTTAGTTTGTTAAGTTCGTAGTACAACAGTGTAATTGACAACTTAAGTGTATTGACTCTATATATAATACAAGTTTGTGTGACTTAGGGGTCATTTAGTACAAGGAGTtcacaattttcatattatttGAAAAGTTGAAGAAGGTAATCTAATAGTCTGGAaacttacatcattgtgtttggttgtgcactgtAATCTTATCTATGATTCCTGAGAATATCACTTTCTGTGTTTTGTTGTGCATTGAAATCTGTTAAATTTTCatgatttcataaaattaatataataatatatttcatcaaaataatttataaacaattttactcatgaaatattttttaacaaaattaaaaaaaatacatatattgaatactagaatcaagtatcatttttaaaattacaaaaatacccttattttatttttaataacatttcatttgttattttaaactaaagtaatgatataaaggctttacagatcaatttctttaaataaacaaatgttatttatcattttatagcttgatatatgtatatttatttttatattataagtttcaaaaataaaataagtcattaactaaaaaattattggtttaagatttttttaaaaaataataataattttgaattgTTTCACATTCCTAGCTATCTGAAAACCACTTGTCAAATGAGTTTCACTTGAACTTGAACTTGAACTTAGAATCAGGACAAGTTAAAACCCCTATAGCACAGATATTCAGAttagaaaaactcaaacccaGTACCAAACATGAGAAAATATTCATATTCTCATTCCCATGTACAGATTCTTCCTGCATTACAAAGTCTGTTATTTCTGTTTAGTTTGTTAAGTTCCTTGTAAAACTGTGTAACTGACAACTCAGGTGTACTGACTCTATATATAATACAAGTTCTCTGTGAGTTAGAGCTTAATGAgctttagtcacttttcctcaatAACTTTCACTTTATAATATACAGAACAATTTATAAAGGCCCTATTCTTTCCCCTTTTCAGTTCTTTGGCTAAAAATGACAATGTGATTTTAAATCATGAGTCTGACAGAAGTGCTAACAAACGAAACCTTTTCCTCAAGTACCGAGTGGGATTGAGTTTTTTTCTTAGTTTAGTGATGACTACAAAGAACACTGTACAATACCATTATGGAAACAAAAAGAATGATCAATGATCTCATCTCAGCTATCAACTACCTCAATCTCTACACATTCCTTGCAACTCTCACATGATTCAGCAATTCAATATCCGTATATTCCAAACACACCAATACACATCAAAATGTCTGTATGTGCGTTATAGTCAAAATCTGATCAATTGACAGTCGATGCTTAATCTTATATCCTCTTTCTTCACTTACAATGCCATATTTTTATGAACCCATAGGTGACAGTGAAATGGATAGAATATATGATTGTATAACCCTCATTTGCTACAGAAGTCAAAATTACCTGGGTATCGCCATCCTGGAACCCTCTATCGAAGAAAAAAGCTGTACAAAGGAGCCCTGTGATATTGCAATAAAAAAAACTCATCTCCCCTATCATGAAAGCAAATCTGCAGGAAGAGAAGCAGGATCAAGTTCCCAGCAATCTTTCAAGAGTTCCGGGGCTTCATCACCCGAGAGCTTCCTTGCAGGAATTTGGTGTGAAAACAATTGAACTTCATCTTTCTCTAGCCACCGAATGGCATGGGAACCAATCTCACGTCTCTTGAATATAGTCTTGAACCCAGCAACCTTCTCAAGATACGCCATGCTCAGACCATGCATCACACTGTAAGTTGTTAAGAACAAAACTATGTCATAGTGCCGCTGCCTGTCTGTAATTGTAAGATTTCTTCCTTCAGCACTAAAAGTTGAGTCAGCATAAAGAGCCCAGACAGAACCTTTCTTGGGATAAATCCTATAAACCTCCCTAGCTGCCCTTTCGCAGTCAACAACATGAGAAAATATATTCACTGAATTGATAGAAGTCTTCCTGGAAACCTTAAATCTCCCACAAGATAGATGAAAACCCATTTTCTCCCAGCGAAGGAACCCCTCGTCTCCACTATCCTGAAAATCTAACCAGCTTAATTTCAGCTCAAAAGGATTCACAGAAACAACTTCATCGATCAAACCATAATCTCTTGGCATCCCATCATCGTCAGCATACATAGCCCAAACCTGTCCTTGCTTAAAGCTTCTCCCAACTCTGTctttatcaaaatcataaaaatcGGAATCCTCTACGGGCATTATACCAGAGAGACTTTTCTTTGACACTTTATTCACGTCTAATGACAAAGCCTTACTCTCATCTAAAGCCCCATTCTTCAGTGATCCTATGTCCTTGCTCTTCTTTAACAATGAGCATCTCTGAGTCTCTGAATCCTTGTTTTCCTTTGAAATGTCAGATATTTTATTATCCCTTTCCTTCTTTTCCCTCTCCCTATCCTTCTCCTTCTTTGCCCTCTCCTTTTTTTCATTCTCTTTTTTTgccttctctttttctttgttCACCTTCAATTTTGACAACTTTTCCTTCTTTGCTTTGCCCTTGATTGCAGACCGTAATTCAGCCAGTGTCATCGTTTCTTCATCAATTCTTGCCCTCTTTGGTTGAGACCTCTCCATGACTTCCCCAACACTACTCATTCTCTTCCTCAATCTCCCACCACTCCATTCACCACCACCAACTCCCTTCTTCAAATCTCCACCTTTCTTTTTGAATTCCTCACTTGTCACTCTCCAGTTACCCAATTCACCACTGTCCATCTTGCTCCTTCCCAATCCAACCTTACTCAGTTTCGACTTAGGGATCCAACCTGCAATTCTCTCATCACCATCCAAATTCCTACTCTTCAACCTCTCACTTCTAACCCTAACTTTGTCCTTATTAGTCTCACCATTCCCAACCTCCACAGCCTCAAAGCACTTCCTACAGCTCGGGCAAACCAAATTatgccccaaatacttcctctcaaaCTGGTGGGAAAGCCGGCATCTTGAGCAAGCCGTCCAGAATGTCTCAATACTTGCTGGCAATTCCTCACTTTCCTTAATCTTTTCATCTTGAATCCGAATTCTCAGCTTCATATCATACTCCTTTCGCTGTACCTTATCCGAAAGAACCCGAAACCCCTCATTCACGAGCTTAAAGGTCTCCTCAGAACCCAGGTGGGGATTCTTGTCAGGATGCAGAAGGAGAGCCAGTTTCTTGTACTGTTTCTTAATAGTATTAATATGACAAAAGGGTTCAACCTGGAGGATCTTGTACCAATCAA from Humulus lupulus chromosome 5, drHumLupu1.1, whole genome shotgun sequence encodes the following:
- the LOC133777763 gene encoding J protein JJJ2: MGEEGEQEAKRLKALAEAKYKASNLKSALKYVKRAHRLCPKLDGLSSMVTSFKILRAASKSTTLDWYKILQVEPFCHINTIKKQYKKLALLLHPDKNPHLGSEETFKLVNEGFRVLSDKVQRKEYDMKLRIRIQDEKIKESEELPASIETFWTACSRCRLSHQFERKYLGHNLVCPSCRKCFEAVEVGNGETNKDKVRVRSERLKSRNLDGDERIAGWIPKSKLSKVGLGRSKMDSGELGNWRVTSEEFKKKGGDLKKGVGGGEWSGGRLRKRMSSVGEVMERSQPKRARIDEETMTLAELRSAIKGKAKKEKLSKLKVNKEKEKAKKENEKKERAKKEKDREREKKERDNKISDISKENKDSETQRCSLLKKSKDIGSLKNGALDESKALSLDVNKVSKKSLSGIMPVEDSDFYDFDKDRVGRSFKQGQVWAMYADDDGMPRDYGLIDEVVSVNPFELKLSWLDFQDSGDEGFLRWEKMGFHLSCGRFKVSRKTSINSVNIFSHVVDCERAAREVYRIYPKKGSVWALYADSTFSAEGRNLTITDRQRHYDIVLFLTTYSVMHGLSMAYLEKVAGFKTIFKRREIGSHAIRWLEKDEVQLFSHQIPARKLSGDEAPELLKDCWELDPASLPADLLS